Proteins from a genomic interval of Nitrosomonas sp.:
- a CDS encoding rod shape-determining protein, with protein MLNFLNNNFLGNYFSTDMAIDLGTANTLIHLRGHGIVLNEPSVVAIRQEGGPGSKRMIQEVGLAAKQMLGRTPGNITAIRPMKDGVIADFTLTEQMLKQFIRKARPQRLFSANPRIVISVPCGSTQVERRAIREAAYGAGARKVELIEEPMAAALGAELPVESPTGSMVVDIGGGTTEVAVISLGGIVYSSSVRMGGDKFDEAIVNYIRRNYGMMIGEVTAETIKASIGSAYPGSEVREIEVNGRNLAEGIPRSFTISSNEILEALTEPLNNIVDAVKTALEQTPPELGSDIAQMGMVMTGGGALLRDIDRLLMEETGLSVIVADDPLTCVVRGAGIALENMDHSIGIFARDY; from the coding sequence ATGCTTAATTTCCTAAATAACAATTTCCTGGGTAATTATTTTTCGACCGATATGGCCATCGATCTGGGAACGGCTAATACGCTGATTCATTTACGTGGTCACGGCATCGTGCTCAACGAACCATCCGTCGTGGCTATCCGCCAGGAAGGCGGCCCAGGCAGCAAGCGTATGATCCAGGAGGTAGGGCTAGCCGCGAAACAGATGCTGGGGCGAACACCAGGCAATATCACGGCGATCAGGCCAATGAAAGATGGAGTGATCGCCGATTTCACCCTGACCGAGCAAATGCTCAAGCAATTTATTCGTAAAGCACGTCCGCAGCGGCTATTTTCCGCTAATCCACGCATTGTCATTTCGGTACCTTGTGGCTCAACCCAGGTGGAGCGGCGTGCAATCCGGGAAGCCGCCTACGGTGCAGGAGCGCGCAAGGTGGAATTGATCGAAGAACCTATGGCTGCAGCACTAGGGGCTGAGTTACCGGTAGAGTCCCCCACTGGCTCGATGGTGGTCGATATTGGCGGCGGCACAACTGAAGTTGCAGTTATCTCACTGGGGGGCATCGTCTATTCCAGTTCCGTGCGCATGGGGGGAGACAAGTTTGATGAAGCGATCGTCAATTACATCCGACGCAACTACGGCATGATGATCGGTGAAGTCACTGCGGAAACCATCAAGGCAAGTATTGGTTCGGCCTATCCCGGCTCTGAAGTCCGTGAAATTGAGGTCAACGGACGCAACCTGGCCGAAGGAATCCCCAGGAGCTTCACCATTTCCAGTAATGAGATCCTGGAGGCATTGACCGAACCGTTGAATAATATCGTTGATGCGGTCAAGACTGCGCTTGAACAGACCCCACCAGAACTTGGCTCTGATATTGCACAGATGGGAATGGTTATGACCGGTGGTGGCGCCCTGTTACGTGATATTGATCGACTGTTGATGGAGGAAACCGGGTTATCAGTAATTGTTGCCGACGACCCGCTCACCTGTGTAGTGCGCGGCGCGGGGATCGCCCTGGAAAACATGGATCATTCCATAGGAATATTTGCCAGAGACTATTGA
- a CDS encoding RnfH family protein translates to MAQPVNPSTHISIEIACALPQHQFLRKLEVAAGTTIEQAIALSGIEEFLLDRNCTAQLVGIFGKRASLQTILQANDRVEIYRPLAIDPKEKRRIRSANRHNQPC, encoded by the coding sequence ATGGCACAACCGGTTAATCCATCGACTCACATTTCAATTGAGATTGCCTGCGCGCTTCCTCAGCACCAGTTCCTGAGAAAACTTGAGGTCGCTGCGGGCACAACAATTGAGCAGGCAATCGCGCTATCTGGTATTGAAGAATTTTTACTGGACAGAAACTGCACAGCGCAGCTTGTCGGCATTTTTGGAAAACGCGCCAGCCTGCAAACAATATTGCAAGCTAATGACCGGGTGGAAATCTATCGTCCACTGGCAATTGATCCAAAGGAAAAACGCAGAATACGTTCAGCTAATCGCCATAATCAACCATGCTGA
- a CDS encoding type II toxin-antitoxin system RatA family toxin translates to MAEIEKSVLVGYSAAQMFNLVDTVENYPVFLPWCSGASMQMQDDGVAHATININYHHIKHSFTTKNTRKPPELIQMELLEGPFEKLDGHWRFIPLSDNACKIEFSLHYTFSHKLLEKVVGPVFYLIANNFVEAFVARAEAVYGTTG, encoded by the coding sequence ATGGCTGAAATAGAAAAATCCGTGCTGGTAGGTTACTCTGCGGCACAGATGTTTAATCTGGTAGACACCGTAGAAAATTATCCGGTTTTTCTACCGTGGTGTTCTGGCGCTTCCATGCAGATGCAAGATGATGGAGTGGCGCACGCCACGATTAATATCAATTATCACCATATTAAACATAGCTTTACCACCAAAAATACCCGAAAACCACCTGAATTGATCCAGATGGAGCTACTGGAGGGACCTTTTGAGAAACTCGATGGGCACTGGCGTTTCATACCTCTCTCAGATAATGCCTGCAAAATTGAATTCAGCCTGCATTACACCTTCTCGCACAAATTGCTGGAAAAAGTGGTTGGCCCGGTTTTTTATTTGATTGCCAACAATTTTGTAGAAGCTTTTGTTGCGCGAGCGGAAGCAGTTTATGGCACAACCGGTTAA
- the smpB gene encoding SsrA-binding protein SmpB — translation MSIAQNKKAFHDYFIEEKHETGLVLEGWEVKAIRAGRVQLKEAYVVIRRGELFLIGCHISPLSAASTHIHPDPVRTRKLLLHAAEISRLIGNVERAGYTLVPLDMHYKTGRIKLEIGLAKGKKQHDKRESEKNKEWERDRQRLMRMRHSS, via the coding sequence ATGAGCATTGCGCAGAATAAAAAAGCCTTTCACGATTATTTTATCGAAGAAAAACATGAAACTGGCTTGGTACTCGAAGGCTGGGAGGTCAAGGCCATTCGTGCGGGACGCGTTCAATTGAAAGAAGCTTATGTTGTTATTCGGCGTGGTGAATTATTTCTGATCGGTTGCCACATTAGCCCTTTGTCTGCTGCGTCTACCCATATTCATCCGGATCCAGTCAGAACGCGCAAGCTATTGCTGCACGCCGCTGAAATCAGCAGACTTATCGGCAATGTTGAACGCGCCGGTTATACCCTTGTGCCGTTGGACATGCATTATAAAACAGGTAGAATAAAACTGGAAATTGGTCTGGCAAAGGGAAAGAAACAGCATGACAAACGTGAGAGCGAAAAAAATAAAGAATGGGAGCGTGACCGGCAGCGTTTAATGCGCATGCGCCACAGTTCTTGA
- a CDS encoding COX15/CtaA family protein, producing MKISTTSALPGRQSTAIAVWLLVCCALVFAMVIVGGVTRLTGSGLSIVEWQPLIGTIPPLSDQDWTVLFEKYQQIPQYELVNKGMSLDAFKGIFWWEYFHRLLGRLIGVVYFIPLVYFIVRKQVDRVLGLKLFGIFVLGGLQGLMGWYMVMSGLSDNVHVSQYRLTAHLGLAFVIYAAMFWVATGLLSSKSNVSSDASNADSTNSPVKLRRFSLALTGLIFIMVLSGGLVAGIHAGKAYNTFPLMDGSWIPPALFVLDPWYRNFFDNITTVQFDHRLIAWMLIFLVPYFWFKAIRTIALSSSARLACHLFLLALMIQVGLGITTLLLKVPLTYAAAHQAGAVLLFTAALWCTRKLNG from the coding sequence ATGAAAATATCCACAACCTCAGCTCTGCCAGGACGTCAATCTACCGCCATTGCTGTCTGGTTACTGGTTTGCTGTGCACTGGTTTTTGCGATGGTTATTGTCGGTGGAGTAACTCGATTAACCGGTTCAGGGTTGTCGATTGTCGAGTGGCAGCCTTTAATTGGTACTATTCCGCCGCTCTCTGATCAGGATTGGACAGTGCTGTTTGAGAAATACCAGCAAATTCCACAATACGAACTGGTGAATAAGGGTATGTCGCTGGATGCATTCAAGGGTATATTCTGGTGGGAATACTTTCATCGTTTGCTTGGGCGGTTGATTGGAGTGGTCTATTTTATACCCCTGGTTTATTTCATCGTGCGCAAGCAAGTTGATCGAGTACTCGGTCTCAAGCTGTTCGGTATTTTTGTACTGGGGGGGCTGCAAGGATTGATGGGTTGGTATATGGTAATGAGTGGTTTGTCAGATAATGTTCATGTCAGTCAATACCGGTTGACAGCCCATCTGGGATTGGCATTTGTCATCTACGCTGCCATGTTCTGGGTAGCAACCGGGTTGTTATCATCGAAATCAAATGTAAGCAGTGATGCCAGCAATGCAGACTCTACCAATTCTCCGGTTAAACTGCGCCGTTTCTCGCTGGCACTGACCGGGCTGATTTTTATTATGGTGCTGTCTGGTGGATTGGTGGCCGGGATCCACGCCGGCAAGGCCTACAATACCTTTCCACTGATGGATGGTTCTTGGATTCCACCGGCCCTGTTCGTGCTTGACCCTTGGTATCGGAATTTTTTCGATAATATTACAACGGTGCAATTCGATCATCGCTTAATCGCCTGGATGCTGATCTTTTTAGTGCCCTATTTCTGGTTCAAAGCTATCCGCACGATAGCCTTGTCGTCTTCTGCCCGTCTGGCATGCCACTTATTCCTGCTCGCATTGATGATACAGGTGGGGTTGGGAATTACCACTCTGCTGCTAAAGGTCCCGTTAACCTACGCTGCTGCACATCAGGCTGGTGCTGTCCTGCTGTTCACCGCAGCACTGTGGTGTACACGTAAATTAAATGGATAG
- a CDS encoding RDD family protein, producing the protein MERETPGLGRRMLALCYEFILLLGVWFVVSVLFHLALRDPDAAYFRPLFQFYLLSIGGIYFAWFWTHGGQTLAMQTWRMKLVSIEATGDDRVTAQQAIKRYVIAVIGISFFGIGLWWAWFDRDHQFLHDRLAHTRIVKHSN; encoded by the coding sequence ATGGAAAGAGAGACGCCAGGATTGGGTCGCCGCATGCTGGCTTTATGCTATGAATTCATTCTGTTGCTTGGTGTGTGGTTTGTGGTCAGCGTGCTGTTTCATCTTGCCTTGCGTGACCCCGACGCTGCTTATTTCAGGCCATTGTTTCAGTTTTACCTGCTTTCAATCGGTGGTATATATTTCGCCTGGTTCTGGACACATGGTGGTCAAACACTGGCCATGCAGACCTGGCGGATGAAACTGGTATCGATCGAAGCAACTGGCGATGACCGGGTTACAGCCCAGCAAGCAATCAAACGCTATGTTATTGCCGTCATAGGCATCAGTTTTTTTGGAATCGGATTATGGTGGGCGTGGTTTGATCGTGATCACCAGTTTTTGCATGACCGGTTGGCTCATACACGCATTGTTAAGCACAGCAATTAG
- a CDS encoding response regulator, with translation MNTILVIDDSPTDRHILSRMLTQSGYQVGTAESGEEGVLKIKQDMPDLVLMDVVMPGINGFQAIRMLARDDETRHIPVILCTSKDQETDKIWGLRQGARGYITKPIKIEDLLQKIKSLDF, from the coding sequence ATCAATACAATACTGGTGATTGATGACTCACCAACAGATCGGCATATCCTGAGCAGAATGCTGACCCAAAGCGGTTATCAGGTGGGAACGGCTGAAAGTGGCGAGGAGGGTGTGCTTAAGATTAAGCAAGATATGCCGGATCTGGTGTTAATGGATGTGGTGATGCCGGGAATCAATGGTTTTCAGGCTATCCGTATGTTGGCGCGGGATGATGAAACACGACATATTCCCGTTATTCTCTGTACCTCCAAGGATCAGGAAACCGATAAAATATGGGGTCTACGGCAGGGAGCCCGGGGGTACATAACCAAGCCGATAAAAATCGAAGATTTATTACAAAAAATTAAAAGTCTTGACTTTTAA
- a CDS encoding chemotaxis protein CheW — protein sequence MRKKTSIMLDYQLALNAQIDRINPSQPTTTPVLGFVIGNDRWLVGMNEIGEVLPVPKITPVFLTRPWFLGMINVHGNLYGLCDLAQFIGDAPTGSDVRNRVILVTSRLYSNCAILTGSMLGIRSMAEFTLVTDNEDLHPFVIGIYHDRQGRTWRELSLARLVRLQSFYQVAE from the coding sequence ATGCGAAAAAAAACCAGCATCATGTTGGACTATCAACTGGCATTGAACGCGCAAATTGACAGAATCAATCCGAGCCAACCGACGACTACTCCGGTATTGGGATTTGTGATTGGCAATGATCGCTGGCTTGTTGGTATGAATGAAATCGGTGAAGTATTGCCTGTTCCCAAAATTACACCGGTCTTTCTGACACGCCCATGGTTTCTCGGTATGATCAATGTGCATGGTAATCTTTATGGATTATGCGATCTTGCTCAATTTATCGGAGATGCGCCAACTGGGTCGGATGTCAGAAACCGGGTCATTCTGGTTACTTCACGTCTATATTCCAACTGTGCCATTTTGACAGGCAGTATGCTCGGCATCAGGAGTATGGCTGAATTCACGCTGGTAACAGATAACGAGGATCTTCACCCCTTTGTAATCGGCATCTATCATGATCGACAGGGTCGGACATGGCGAGAGCTGAGTCTTGCCAGACTGGTACGATTGCAATCCTTTTATCAGGTTGCTGAATAG
- the argB gene encoding acetylglutamate kinase gives MLNSVTANEKARTLAEALPYIRRFHDKTIVIKYGGNAMVDEALKQSFASDVVLLKLVGMNPVIVHGGGPQIDQMLKRVGKEGVFIQGMRVTDDETMAVVEMVLGGLVNKEIVNLINRHGGHAVGLTGKDGAFIRAKRMLMADQERPGEWLNIGQVGEIEKIDPSLIALLDSRDFIPVIAPIGVGQDGESYNINADLVAGKLAETLKAEKLILLTNTPGVLDKSGNLLTGLTASRVDELFADGTISGGMLPKISSALDAVKHGVKSCHIIDGRVKHALLLEILTDEGVGTLIRADE, from the coding sequence ATGCTGAATTCTGTTACAGCCAATGAAAAGGCAAGAACCCTTGCTGAAGCGCTTCCTTATATTCGTCGTTTTCACGACAAGACTATCGTTATTAAGTATGGTGGCAACGCCATGGTTGATGAAGCGCTCAAGCAGAGCTTCGCCAGCGATGTGGTATTGCTCAAGCTGGTCGGAATGAATCCGGTTATTGTTCACGGTGGGGGGCCACAGATTGACCAGATGTTGAAGCGTGTTGGCAAGGAGGGTGTTTTTATCCAGGGAATGCGCGTCACTGACGATGAAACGATGGCTGTGGTCGAAATGGTCCTCGGTGGGCTCGTTAATAAGGAAATTGTCAATCTGATCAACCGGCATGGTGGACATGCGGTTGGATTGACCGGCAAGGACGGAGCTTTTATCCGCGCAAAGCGAATGCTGATGGCGGATCAGGAAAGGCCAGGCGAGTGGCTCAATATTGGTCAAGTCGGAGAGATCGAGAAAATTGACCCATCCTTGATCGCGTTATTGGATAGTCGTGATTTTATTCCCGTAATCGCCCCAATTGGGGTAGGTCAGGATGGGGAGTCTTACAATATCAATGCAGATCTGGTTGCCGGAAAACTCGCTGAGACGCTCAAAGCGGAGAAATTGATCCTGCTGACCAACACCCCCGGCGTATTGGATAAAAGTGGCAATCTGCTGACAGGTTTAACTGCAAGCCGAGTCGATGAACTGTTTGCCGATGGCACGATTTCCGGCGGCATGCTTCCAAAGATCAGCTCCGCGCTTGATGCTGTCAAACATGGCGTCAAATCTTGTCATATCATAGATGGCCGGGTGAAACATGCCTTGTTGCTGGAGATTCTGACCGATGAAGGCGTGGGCACTTTAATCCGAGCAGATGAATGA